From a region of the Nitrospira sp. genome:
- the hisD gene encoding histidinol dehydrogenase produces MKIVTQADRSFLPSLKKAALRGRTTGAAVEKIVRTILQAVERGGDKAVLRYTKQFDKVALKADALRVTPEEIKNAYFHIRKDEGDALRLAAQRITSFHERQRTKTWMYQDGDATLGQVVGPVDAVGVYVPGGKAVYPSSVLMCAIPAKVAGVPRIVMVTPPQKGGINPYLLVAADIAGVTEIYRVGGVQGVAALAYGTNTIGRVDKIVGPGNIYVATAKRLLYGTVGIDMVAGPSELLVVADEDAKPAHVAADLLCEAEHDEDAQVFLVTTSERLAKDVSKSIEDQLRGLKREKIASKSIAHHSVAFVVPTMDEAIAVANEIAAEHLTLSVDNPFDYLEKIRHAGALFLGRYTPPAVADYVAGPNHVLPTGGTARFFSPLSVNDYVKVSNIVHYTKQELAKVKDPLVRLAQIEGFDAHAKSAQIRFS; encoded by the coding sequence ATGAAGATCGTCACGCAGGCAGATCGCAGTTTCCTCCCGTCCTTGAAGAAAGCCGCTCTTCGAGGTCGAACAACCGGCGCGGCTGTTGAAAAGATCGTGCGCACAATCCTGCAAGCGGTCGAGCGAGGGGGCGATAAAGCTGTTCTTCGTTACACCAAGCAATTCGATAAGGTGGCGCTGAAAGCCGACGCGCTACGTGTGACGCCGGAAGAGATCAAGAACGCCTACTTTCACATCAGGAAAGACGAAGGGGACGCGCTGCGTCTGGCAGCCCAACGGATTACCTCTTTCCATGAGCGGCAGCGGACGAAAACATGGATGTATCAGGACGGGGATGCCACTCTCGGGCAAGTCGTCGGACCGGTCGACGCCGTCGGGGTGTATGTGCCCGGAGGGAAGGCTGTCTATCCGTCGTCTGTGCTGATGTGCGCGATTCCGGCCAAAGTAGCCGGTGTGCCGCGCATCGTGATGGTCACGCCGCCTCAAAAGGGCGGGATTAACCCGTATCTGCTGGTTGCGGCCGACATCGCCGGAGTCACGGAAATCTATCGTGTCGGTGGCGTTCAAGGAGTCGCGGCCCTTGCCTACGGGACGAACACGATCGGGCGAGTGGATAAGATCGTCGGGCCTGGGAATATCTACGTGGCTACAGCCAAACGACTGCTCTATGGCACCGTGGGAATCGACATGGTCGCCGGTCCGAGTGAACTGCTGGTAGTGGCTGACGAGGACGCGAAACCGGCTCATGTGGCTGCCGATCTACTCTGTGAAGCCGAACATGACGAAGATGCGCAGGTGTTTCTTGTCACGACCTCCGAGCGGTTGGCCAAGGATGTGTCGAAATCGATCGAGGATCAACTCAGAGGGCTCAAACGAGAAAAGATCGCGTCAAAGTCGATTGCGCATCATTCCGTGGCGTTTGTCGTGCCCACCATGGACGAAGCCATAGCGGTAGCCAACGAAATCGCGGCGGAACATCTCACGCTCTCAGTGGATAACCCATTCGACTATTTGGAGAAGATCCGTCACGCCGGCGCATTGTTCTTGGGGCGTTATACGCCCCCGGCGGTCGCCGATTATGTGGCGGGGCCGAATCACGTCTTGCCGACTGGTGGCACGGCGCGCTTCTTTTCGCCGCTGTCCGTCAACGACTATGTGAAGGTCAGCAACATCGTACACTATACGAAACAAGAACTGGCCAAGGTCAAAGATCCGTTGGTCCGGTTGGCGCAGATCGAAGGGTTCGACGCGCATGCCAAGTCGGCACAGATCAGGTTCTCATGA
- the hisH gene encoding imidazole glycerol phosphate synthase subunit HisH, whose amino-acid sequence MIAIIDYGMGNLRSVSKAFEAVGHQAIVTRDSSTIQNASHVVLPGVGAFGDCMANLRQYGLIEPIKTTIQSGKPFLGICLGFQLLFTESEEFGTHEGLDILPGKVRPFSRERALKVPHMGWNQVNIERPCPVFENIPDGADWYFVHSFFVDPRDKQITATTTTYGVPFTSSIWKDNVVACQFHPEKSQAVGLQLIKNFGAWK is encoded by the coding sequence ATGATTGCCATTATTGACTACGGGATGGGGAATTTGCGCAGTGTTTCGAAAGCCTTTGAGGCTGTAGGACACCAGGCGATTGTCACCCGTGACTCATCGACCATTCAGAATGCCAGTCATGTGGTGTTGCCGGGTGTCGGGGCGTTCGGGGACTGCATGGCGAACTTAAGACAGTATGGTTTGATCGAGCCGATCAAGACCACGATTCAGTCGGGAAAGCCGTTTTTGGGAATCTGCCTGGGGTTCCAGCTCCTGTTTACGGAAAGTGAGGAGTTCGGCACTCATGAGGGGCTCGACATTCTTCCGGGGAAAGTCCGACCCTTTTCGAGGGAACGCGCCCTCAAGGTTCCTCACATGGGCTGGAATCAGGTGAACATCGAACGGCCTTGTCCCGTGTTCGAGAATATCCCCGATGGGGCCGATTGGTATTTCGTCCACTCGTTTTTTGTGGATCCACGCGACAAACAGATCACGGCCACGACGACGACATACGGCGTCCCCTTCACGTCGAGTATCTGGAAGGACAATGTGGTGGCGTGCCAGTTCCATCCGGAGAAGAGTCAGGCGGTAGGGCTGCAACTGATCAAGAATTTTGGAGCATGGAAGTGA
- a CDS encoding ATP phosphoribosyltransferase: MLTIALSKGKLIESALGLFRRAGYKIAGLSGESRRLIFVSPENDMTFLIVRPSDVPTYVEYGGADAGIVGKDVLMEQDSDVYEPLDLGFGACRISVAALQGEASNDRLSSKIRIATKYPRITERYFNTRGIPVEIIKLYGSIELAPVVGLADRIVDLVETGGTLKAHDLVEVEVIAQSTARFIVNRASLRLKQEPLMTLIRKLRAVVPNQRSPSGNGRPSAVGARRKKMVRS; this comes from the coding sequence ATGTTGACGATCGCACTGTCCAAGGGAAAACTCATAGAATCCGCACTAGGTCTCTTCCGCCGAGCCGGGTACAAAATTGCCGGATTGTCAGGGGAGAGCCGCCGGCTGATCTTTGTCAGTCCGGAGAATGATATGACGTTTCTCATCGTTCGCCCCAGCGATGTGCCGACCTATGTGGAGTATGGGGGCGCCGATGCCGGAATTGTCGGAAAAGACGTCTTGATGGAGCAGGATAGTGACGTATACGAACCATTGGATTTGGGATTCGGAGCGTGTAGAATCTCCGTCGCCGCGCTCCAGGGAGAGGCATCGAATGATCGTCTGTCGTCCAAGATTCGCATCGCCACGAAATACCCTCGGATCACCGAGCGCTATTTCAACACGCGCGGGATTCCGGTTGAAATCATCAAGTTATACGGCTCCATTGAGTTGGCTCCGGTGGTGGGACTGGCGGATCGAATCGTGGATTTGGTCGAGACCGGCGGCACACTCAAGGCGCATGATCTTGTCGAAGTAGAAGTCATTGCCCAATCGACGGCTCGTTTCATCGTCAATCGGGCGAGCCTTCGACTCAAGCAGGAACCACTGATGACGTTGATTCGCAAGCTTCGGGCCGTGGTGCCGAACCAGCGTTCTCCATCCGGTAACGGTCGCCCATCGGCCGTCGGCGCGCGGAGGAAAAAGATGGTTCGTTCATGA
- the hisB gene encoding imidazoleglycerol-phosphate dehydratase HisB, with amino-acid sequence MKKNGSALRQASIQRATKETDIRVEWTLDGSGQGKIDTGIRFFDHMLELLAKHGFFDLTVQAKGDLDIDEHHTVEDVGIVMGKALHQALGEKAGIKRFGFASAPLDETLAQVTVDLSGRPFLVYNVNLPDRKIKAFDLGLFEDFFQAFVTHGGLNLHVNLLYGRNPHHIMEAIFKALAKALDQATMLEERLAGKVLSTKGML; translated from the coding sequence ATGAAGAAAAACGGGTCGGCACTGCGACAAGCCAGCATCCAACGCGCCACCAAGGAGACCGACATCCGTGTCGAGTGGACCTTGGACGGCAGCGGACAGGGGAAGATCGACACCGGAATTCGATTTTTCGATCATATGTTGGAGCTGCTGGCCAAACATGGGTTTTTCGACCTGACGGTGCAGGCAAAGGGTGACCTCGACATCGACGAACATCACACGGTGGAAGATGTCGGCATTGTGATGGGGAAGGCGCTGCATCAGGCGTTGGGCGAGAAGGCGGGCATCAAGCGATTTGGGTTTGCCTCGGCGCCGCTCGATGAAACATTGGCTCAAGTCACCGTCGATCTCAGCGGCCGACCATTCCTCGTCTACAACGTGAATCTGCCGGATCGAAAGATCAAGGCGTTCGATCTCGGCCTGTTCGAGGATTTCTTTCAGGCTTTTGTCACCCACGGCGGCCTAAACCTCCATGTGAATCTCCTCTATGGCCGTAACCCGCACCACATCATGGAAGCGATCTTCAAGGCGCTGGCCAAGGCGCTCGACCAAGCGACGATGCTGGAGGAGCGGCTGGCCGGGAAGGTACTTTCGACGAAGGGTATGCTGTAG
- the murA gene encoding UDP-N-acetylglucosamine 1-carboxyvinyltransferase produces the protein MDEILISGGKRLYGEVLISGAKNSALPILASTILGGGECVITNVPRVVDVLTMGKLLGILGAKVSHEGNRAVIQAGAIESTEAPYDLVKTMRASVLVLGPLVARWGEAKVSLPGGCAIGSRPVNLHLAGLAKLGADIAIEHGYITAKAKRLRGGHIYCDTPTVTGTENIMMAASLAEGVTVLENASKEPEIVDLADFLVKRGARIQGAGTDVITIEGVRELHGGDHEVIPDRIEAGTYLAAAAMTHGDVTARHCRPGHLEAVLMKLREMGADVQEEKDMVRLTMPDKLRGTDVKTLPFPGFPTDMQAQMVALMSLAEGTSVVTETVFESRFMHVEELRRMGADIRVEGNRLVVTGRKKLTGAPVMASDLRASAGLIVAGLAAEGTTQVQRVYHLDRGYERIEEKLGALGADVRRRQVTAKTH, from the coding sequence ATGGATGAAATTCTCATCAGCGGCGGCAAACGGCTGTACGGGGAAGTCCTCATCAGCGGTGCAAAGAATTCCGCGCTCCCGATTCTGGCCTCAACCATTCTGGGCGGCGGTGAATGTGTGATCACCAATGTGCCAAGGGTCGTTGACGTGCTTACAATGGGAAAGCTCCTGGGAATTCTCGGTGCCAAGGTATCGCACGAAGGGAATCGCGCGGTCATCCAAGCCGGTGCGATTGAATCGACCGAGGCTCCCTACGATCTTGTCAAGACCATGCGCGCATCCGTGTTGGTGCTTGGACCCTTAGTTGCCCGGTGGGGCGAAGCCAAAGTGTCTCTTCCCGGAGGTTGCGCGATTGGCTCCAGGCCGGTGAATCTTCATTTGGCCGGATTGGCGAAATTAGGAGCTGACATCGCGATCGAACATGGCTATATCACAGCCAAGGCGAAACGATTGAGAGGTGGACACATCTACTGTGATACACCGACGGTAACCGGCACCGAAAACATCATGATGGCGGCATCGCTGGCCGAAGGCGTGACTGTACTGGAAAATGCGTCGAAGGAGCCGGAGATCGTGGACCTTGCCGACTTTCTCGTGAAGCGCGGCGCCAGAATCCAAGGGGCCGGAACAGACGTGATAACGATCGAAGGCGTGCGTGAGCTCCATGGCGGAGACCACGAAGTGATTCCTGATCGCATTGAGGCCGGCACCTACCTGGCTGCGGCTGCCATGACCCACGGCGATGTGACGGCTAGGCACTGCCGTCCGGGGCACCTTGAGGCCGTGCTGATGAAGTTGCGCGAGATGGGGGCTGATGTACAGGAGGAGAAGGACATGGTGCGTTTGACCATGCCTGACAAACTGAGGGGAACCGACGTGAAAACCTTGCCGTTTCCCGGGTTTCCCACCGATATGCAGGCTCAGATGGTTGCCTTGATGAGCCTGGCCGAAGGTACAAGTGTGGTAACCGAAACGGTGTTTGAGAGCCGGTTCATGCATGTAGAAGAATTGCGACGGATGGGGGCTGATATCCGTGTGGAGGGTAATCGACTGGTCGTGACCGGGCGAAAGAAACTCACCGGCGCTCCGGTCATGGCGTCCGACCTTCGTGCCAGTGCCGGTCTGATTGTCGCTGGTTTGGCGGCAGAGGGGACGACTCAAGTCCAACGCGTCTATCACCTTGATCGAGGGTATGAGCGGATCGAAGAGAAATTAGGAGCGTTAGGGGCCGACGTTCGGCGCCGGCAGGTTACGGCGAAGACTCACTAG
- the hisA gene encoding 1-(5-phosphoribosyl)-5-[(5-phosphoribosylamino)methylideneamino]imidazole-4-carboxamide isomerase, with the protein MLVIPAIDLKDGRCVRLRQGDMAAETIYSDDVAEVARRWDQSGASLIHVVDLNGAVDGEPKNLPQIQCVMRSVRASIQVGGGIRTLETVRQYLSAGVSRVVLGTAALMDRAFLDQACREFPQRIVLGLDARDGRVAVKGWTAVSDVKAIELLKDLSSCAIGAVIYTDIARDGMLSGPNLSALKDIVEASPFPVIASGGIARLEDLRAVQSLGPKIEGAIVGKALYDGKLDYRAAVAALTHNPIAG; encoded by the coding sequence ATGTTGGTTATTCCTGCCATCGACCTGAAGGACGGACGTTGCGTACGGCTCCGGCAAGGCGATATGGCTGCCGAAACGATCTATTCTGACGATGTCGCGGAGGTCGCACGCAGGTGGGACCAGAGCGGAGCCAGTCTCATCCACGTCGTGGATTTGAACGGAGCGGTCGACGGTGAGCCCAAGAATCTGCCGCAGATCCAATGCGTCATGAGGTCGGTCCGTGCATCAATCCAGGTCGGTGGCGGCATCAGAACTCTGGAAACGGTTCGGCAGTATCTGAGTGCCGGCGTCTCACGCGTGGTGCTCGGCACGGCCGCGCTTATGGATCGGGCCTTTCTCGATCAGGCTTGCCGTGAATTTCCACAGCGAATCGTGCTTGGGCTCGATGCGCGGGACGGCCGAGTGGCGGTCAAGGGCTGGACAGCCGTGTCGGACGTCAAGGCGATCGAACTCCTGAAAGACCTCTCGAGTTGTGCGATTGGGGCGGTGATCTATACCGACATTGCGCGGGACGGCATGCTGAGCGGGCCGAATCTGTCTGCCTTGAAAGACATCGTGGAGGCCTCGCCATTTCCGGTGATCGCCTCGGGAGGAATTGCTCGCCTAGAGGATCTTCGTGCGGTCCAGTCGCTTGGTCCCAAAATTGAGGGAGCGATTGTCGGCAAGGCACTCTACGATGGCAAGCTGGACTATCGGGCCGCAGTCGCCGCTCTTACTCACAACCCCATCGCCGGGTGA